A window of the Hevea brasiliensis isolate MT/VB/25A 57/8 chromosome 6, ASM3005281v1, whole genome shotgun sequence genome harbors these coding sequences:
- the LOC110644712 gene encoding monothiol glutaredoxin-S7, chloroplastic isoform X1, translated as MAPQSLFSLSPRITTPYSSSPTKITSAAPPLLNSCSHSLSLSFPRRSTVPGNLAFRFNSSPSRIASVRCALSPELKTTLDKVVTSQKVVLFMKGTKDFPQCGFSNTVVQILNSLSVPYETINILENEVLRQGLKEYSNWPTFPQLYIDGEFFGGCDITVDHCWPSKRVNCYFLANKDSILAQKFVRSWRISVCVTDMSIGTILNLLYGCSV; from the exons ATGGCGCCGCAATCTCTGTTCTCGCTATCACCGAGAATCACAACACCATATTCTTCCTCGCCGACCAAAATCACATCGGCTGCTCCTCCACTTCTGAACTCTTGCTCTcactccctctctctctccttcCCTCGCCGCTCCACTGTACCTGGTAACCTGGCTTTCAGATTCAACTCCAGCCCCTCTAGGATAGCCTCCGTCCGCTGCG CGTTGTCTCCTGAGCTGAAGACTACGCTGGATAAAGTTGTTACGTCGCAGAAAGTTGTTCTTTTTATGAAGGGTACTAAGGATTTTCCTCAGTGTGGATTTTCAAACACTGTAGTGCAAATATTGAATTCGTTGAGTGTCCCTTATGAAACAATTAACATTCTGGAGAATGAAGTTCTGCGTCAAGGATTGAAGGAGTACTCTAATTGGCCAACCTTTCCTCAACTTTATATAGATGGAGAGTTTTTCGGTGGCTGTGATATCACTGTTG ATCATTGCTGGCCATCAAAAAGAGTCAATTGCTACTTTTTGGCCAACAAAGACTCCATTCTTGCACAGAAGTTTGTGCGTTCATGGAGAATTTCAGTGTGTGTTACTGACATGTCAATAGGGACTATTTTGAATCTATTATATGGTTGTTCAGTGTAG
- the LOC110644712 gene encoding uncharacterized protein LOC110644712 isoform X2, with protein MAPQSLFSLSPRITTPYSSSPTKITSAAPPLLNSCSHSLSLSFPRRSTVPGNLAFRFNSSPSRIASVRCALSPELKTTLDKVVTSQKVVLFMKGTKDFPQCGFSNTVVQILNSLSVPYETINILENEVLRQGLKEYSNWPTFPQLYIDGEFFGGCDITVDAYKSGELQELLEKAKCP; from the exons ATGGCGCCGCAATCTCTGTTCTCGCTATCACCGAGAATCACAACACCATATTCTTCCTCGCCGACCAAAATCACATCGGCTGCTCCTCCACTTCTGAACTCTTGCTCTcactccctctctctctccttcCCTCGCCGCTCCACTGTACCTGGTAACCTGGCTTTCAGATTCAACTCCAGCCCCTCTAGGATAGCCTCCGTCCGCTGCG CGTTGTCTCCTGAGCTGAAGACTACGCTGGATAAAGTTGTTACGTCGCAGAAAGTTGTTCTTTTTATGAAGGGTACTAAGGATTTTCCTCAGTGTGGATTTTCAAACACTGTAGTGCAAATATTGAATTCGTTGAGTGTCCCTTATGAAACAATTAACATTCTGGAGAATGAAGTTCTGCGTCAAGGATTGAAGGAGTACTCTAATTGGCCAACCTTTCCTCAACTTTATATAGATGGAGAGTTTTTCGGTGGCTGTGATATCACTGTTG ATGCATACAAGAGTGGAGAATTGCAAGAATTATTGGAGAAAGCTAAGTGCCCGTGA